The segment GACAGGATGGTGAGTATGACTTCTTTGAATTAGAGCTATCAGTTTTTACCGCAATGGACGCTATGGAGGCGCAACGGGCGCAAGGGACTTCTTCAATTTCGCATACGCCATTGCGCACTTTGCACCTTCTTTACGCGCCGCAGGCCTTGGGAGCGTTATCTATGCTTACTCCATAATATTAGCCAGATCCGGGGAGCGTCATGCTACATTTTTACCCTGACGGCGCATTCGCTGTTGCGAAAGCCATTCTGTGGGACTCACACCTTCCACTTGCTTGAACAGGCGCGAGAAATAATTGAGACTACTGAAGCCACAATCAAAACACGCATTGGAAACAGAGCGGCCTTGATACAGCAAGAGTTGTTTGGCACGTTGCAAGCGCTCACGATTGATAAACTGTACCGGCGTTTCACCCAGTTCGCGCTGAAAAGCTCTGAAAAACTGTGCGCGCGACAAGCAGGCTTTATTGGCTAACTGATCTACCGAAAGTTGATCGGAGAGGTTCTTGCGGATGTACTGCACGACGTGGGCCAGGCGGTTACGGGTGCTCAATTTGTCGAGATTTCCCAGTAAAAAATGCCTTGCATGGGTCTGCATAAGACTGGCAATCAGCTCACGGGTAGTGTTGGAGGCCCGCATCTGCCTACCGTAGTCATTGTCAACCAACACCTTAATCAGCCGATTTAACCCGTCCTCTACCCGGGCATTGTTCATTAACAAAAAGTTATCCTTGCTCCATTCCCAGGCACCATTGTCTGTCTTCGGAAAAAATTCATTGAGCCAATTCATGGTATCTTTCACAAAGCCATTACTGATTTCAAGTGCCATACACTGTGTAGGGTGATTTACCGAGGCTTCGGGAAAATCAATGTACATAAGCTCTGAGGCCGGCATCACAATGGTTTGGCCAGGCACAAAACCAAACGGTGAGCGGTCATGAAGGTGCATTACCTTTTTTCCTTGAATCATACTCACTACCACGGGGTTGTCAAATTTCAGATCAAAATGCTTGGTTACGCGCTGGGTTTCAAAGACATTTAACACCGCATGGTCGGCAGGGTGTACCGTCTGATGTTCTACATCCGTTTGGGGTGCGCTGAAAATGCGG is part of the Cryomorphaceae bacterium genome and harbors:
- a CDS encoding AraC family transcriptional regulator; this encodes MLSGLNLKEKHRIFSAPQTDVEHQTVHPADHAVLNVFETQRVTKHFDLKFDNPVVVSMIQGKKVMHLHDRSPFGFVPGQTIVMPASELMYIDFPEASVNHPTQCMALEISNGFVKDTMNWLNEFFPKTDNGAWEWSKDNFLLMNNARVEDGLNRLIKVLVDNDYGRQMRASNTTRELIASLMQTHARHFLLGNLDKLSTRNRLAHVVQYIRKNLSDQLSVDQLANKACLSRAQFFRAFQRELGETPVQFINRERLQRAKQLLLYQGRSVSNACFDCGFSSLNYFSRLFKQVEGVSPTEWLSQQRMRRQGKNVA